A genomic region of Ictalurus furcatus strain D&B unplaced genomic scaffold, Billie_1.0 ctg3, whole genome shotgun sequence contains the following coding sequences:
- the LOC128604611 gene encoding histone H1-like: protein MAEVAPAPAAAPAKAPKKKAASRAKKAGPSVGELIVKAVSSSKERSGVSLAALKKALAAGGYDVEKNNSRVKIAVKGLVTKGTLVQTKGTGASGSFKLNKKQTEAKKPVKKAAPKAKKPAATKKPKKVAAKKPAAAAKKSPKKAKKPTAAAKKATKSPKKAKKPATPKKAAKSPKKAKAVKPKTAKPKAAKAKKKAAPKKK from the coding sequence ATGGCAGAAGTCGCACCCGCTCCCGCCGCCGCGCCGGCCAAAGCGCCCAAGAAGAAAGCAGCTTCGAGAGCAAAAAAAGCCGGCCCTAGCGTCGGCGAGCTGATCGTCAAAGCCGTTTCCTCGTCTAAGGAGAGGAGCGGCGTGTCTCTCGCTGCTCTGAAGAAAGCGCTGGCTGCCGGCGGATATGATGTGGAGAAGAACAACTCCCGCGTCAAGATCGCCGTTAAGGGTCTCGTGACTAAAGGCACTCTGGTGCAGACCAAAGGGACCGGCGCGTCTGGCTCTTTCAAGCTGAACAAGAAGCAGACCGAAGCCAAGAAGCCCGTGAAGAAAGCCGCGCCCAAAGCGAAAAAGCCCGCCGCCACTAAGAAGCCCAAGAAGGTAGCAGCCAAGAAACCCGCCGCCGCGGCCAAAAAGTCTCCTAAGAAGGCGAAGAAGCCTACAGCCGCCGCAAAGAAAGCCACCAAGAGCCCGAAGAAGGCGAAAAAGCCCGCGACCCCTAAAAAGGCAGCCAAGAGCCCCAAGAAAGCGAAAGCTGTCAAGCCCAAGACCGCAAAGCCTAAAGCGGCAAAGGCGAAGAAGAAGGCAGCACCCAAAAAGAAGTAA